Proteins from a genomic interval of Quercus robur chromosome 9, dhQueRobu3.1, whole genome shotgun sequence:
- the LOC126700086 gene encoding protein NETWORKED 2A-like: MLQRAASNAYSWWWASHIRTKQSKWLDQNLRDMEERVKNTLKIIDQEGDSFAQRAEMYYRKRPELVGFVEESFRAYRALAERYDRLSTELQSANHTIATVFPERVEYAIGDDDDDDDEEEEEENLPGTSTSFNDPNNLDMVDKAVPHSSIPKVPKIPTKDFRSLSMSISRKGPPKRTSSSAKAAVIQTSGLSKAEALKEIDKLQKEILALQTEMEFAQRLYERGYEKYWEFENQITETHKRVCSLQDEFGINNVIEDDEARSLMATSALKSCQQTLVMLQEKHEKSVEDANAEHQRIKKAHEKFGTLKGEILSKQMNWQESMRPELKDLDQEIIDEEQERHDILSKQTNWPESMRLELKDLEQEKHDKIVKLADVNSKTSLTVMELAENIDQLVTHVVALETSVSSQVVLVNRLRSETDELHAHIRSLEEAKKTLMQSSDIMSNRIKELEEEVLRMKNQIQCLTDQNNNLQTHSTEASCNLDHLSGNLQSVKQDEEVEDTVIVDKVRAVPDAKAEENLDEESDKIAPYDESIISKDVMAEKVEKNDDDTLALNNSIEVERETQPNSSNDLSLMPEKGKTQEPIQQEKDEKQDLPETVDGNLDVKPHDSEAKEEEDQPIWKSLFVKGLEDREKILLEELTTVFTNYKSVRNTLSEVEQKNRDSIFELAMQVREMKSAITSKDEVIQYLQQKLGRPTVGPYTTPENKYIQQNMPQTSLGPQVSKNGSDQYLLADFFGELYPNSTETNEKSHGNLKLLLENDKNKMRRLNHITKQNATLAIQEKIRSDIDDLLEENLQFWLRISSSVQQLQKFQSSIQDLREEYQKLKNKQHEGSGKKHSLQSDARPIYRHLREIQTELSLWLEHNAVLKDDLQNRFSSLCIIQAEISTISNTDSKADKTDLCKYQAAKFQGEILNMKQENNKIFEELHAGLNRVKSLKVDVEKMLTQLDEELGLKKYITNRARIPLRSFLFGAKSKKQKPSMFSCATPALQKQYSDMAAGVTK, from the exons atgTTGCAGAGAGCAGCAAGCAATGCATATTCATGGTGGTGGGCTAGCCACATCAGGACAAAGCAGTCAAAATGGCTGGACCAAAACCTCCGAG ATATGGAGGAGAGGGTGAAAAACACTCTCAAAATCATTGACCAGGAAGGGGACTCCTTTGCACAGAGGGCAGAAATGTACTACAGGAAGAGGCCGGAACTTGTAGGCTTCGTGGAAGAATCATTTCGGGCATACCGGGCTTTGGCAGAGAGATATGATCGCCTATCAACAGAGCTACAAAGTGCCAACCACACCATTGCTACCGTTTTTCCTGAGCGGGTTGAGTATGCAAtaggtgatgatgatgatgatgatgatgaagaagaagaagaagaaaatctcCCTGGAACATCCACTTCTTTTAATGATCCAAACAATTTGGACATGGTTGATAAGGCTGTCCCTCATTCAAGTATCCCAAAAGTCCCCAAGATTCCAACTAAAGATTTCAGGAGCCTATCTATGTCGATCTCAAGGAAAGGTCCACCCAAGAGGACCTCTAGTTCTGCTAAAGCTGCTGTTATTCAAACTTCAGGACTGAGCAAAGCTGAGGCATTAAAAGAGATTGATAAGCTTCAGAAAGAAATTTTGGCACTACAAACTGAAATGGAATTTGCACAAAGGTTGTATGAACGTGGATATGAAAAGTACTGGGAATTTGAAAACCAAATCACTGAAACACATAAAAGAGTTTGCAGCTTACAAGATGAGTTTGGCATAAACAATGTTATTGAAGATGATGAAGCGCGAAGTTTGATGGCTACCAGTGCTCTAAAATCATGCCAACAGACTTTAGTTATGTTGCAAGAGAAACATGAGAAATCAGTGGAGGATGCAAACGCAGAGCACCAAAGGATTAAGAAAGCCCATGAGAAGTTTGGGACCCTTAAAGGTGAAATTCTTTCGAAACAAATGAATTGGCAGGAGAGCATGAGACCTGAATTGAAGGACTTAGACCAAGAGATAATTGATGAGGAACAAGAGAGACATGATATtctttcaaaacaaacaaattggcCGGAGAGCATGAGATTGGAATTGAAGGACTTAGAACAAGAGAAACATGATAAGATTGTGAAACTAGCTGATGTGAATTCAAAAACCTCTCTCACTGTGATGGAACTGGCAGAGAATATTGATCAACTTGTAACTCATGTTGTTGCTCTTGAAACTTCTGTCTCTTCTCAGGTTGTTTTGGTGAATAGACTAAGGTCAGAAACAGATGAACTTCATGCACACATTAGAAGCTTGGAAGAGGCCAAGAAGACTCTGATGCAAAGTTCGGACATAATGAGTAACAGGATAAAAGAGTTAGAGGAGGAGGTGCTGAGAATGAAAAATCAGATCCAATGTTTGACAGACCAAAATAATAACCTCCAAACACATTCCACAGAAGCAAGTTGTAACCTTGATCATCTTTCTGGGAACTTGCAGAGTGTGAAGCAGGATGAGGAGGTTGAGGATACGGTCATAGTCGACAAAGTGAGAGCTGTTCCTGATGCCAAAGCAGAAGAGAACTTGGATGAAGAAAGTGATAAGATCGCTCCTTATG ATGAATCAATAATCTCAAAGGATGTGATGGCAGAAAAGGTAGAGAAGAATGATGATGACACTCTAGCACTCAATAATTCCATTGAAGTTGAAAGAGAAACCCAGCCTAACTCCAGCAATGACCTCAGTTTGATGCCTGAAAAGGGAAAAACTCAGGAACCAATACAGCAGGAAAAAGATGAGAAGCAAGATTTACCTGAGACGGTAGATGGGAATCTTGACGTTAAGCCACATGATTCAGAGGCCAAGGAGGAAGAAGATCAACCAATCTGGAAATCACTTTTTGTAAAGGGGTTAGAGGACAGAGAAAAGATTCTGCTAGAGGAGTTAACTACAGTTTTTACTAATTATAAGTCAGTAAGGAACACGCTCAGTGAAGTGGAGCAGAAAAACCGGGATAGCATCTTTGAACTGGCAATGCAGGTAAGAGAAATGAAGAGTGCTATTACCTCGAAAGATGAGGTGATCCAATATTTACAACAGAAATTAGGCCGCCCAACAGTAGGTCCTTACACTACACCagaaaataaatacatacaACAGAACATGCCTCAAACATCTCTGGGCCCCCAGGTCTCTAAAAATGGTTCGGACCAATATTTACTTGCTGATTTCTTTGGTGAACTATATCCTAATTCCACagaaacaaatgaaaaatcACATGGAAACTTGAAATTATTACTAGAGAATGACAAAAATAAGATGAGGAGGCTAAATCATATAACGAAACAAAATGCTACTTTAGctattcaagaaaaaattcGTTCAGACATTGATGATCTGTTGGAGGAAAACCTGCAATTCTGGTTGAGGATTAGCTCTTCAGTTCAGCAGTTACAAAAGTTCCAATCTTCAATCCAAGATTTGCGTGAAGAGTACcagaaactaaaaaataaacagCATGAAGGAAGTGGTAAAAAACATTCTTTACAATCAGATGCCAGACCAATATACAGACACCTGAGAGAGATACAAACTGAACTATCATTATGGTTGGAACATAATGCAGTACTGAAAGATGACCTACAGAATAGATTCTCATCCTTATGCATCATTCAAGCTGAGATATCAACAATATCCAATACAGATTCCAAAGCAGATAAGACAGATCTTTGTAAATATCAGGCTGCAAAGTTTCAAGGTGAGATCCTCAACATGAAACAGGAGAACAATAAGATTTTTGAGGAACTTCATGCAGGGCTCAATCGTGTGAAATCACTGAAGGTTGATGTTGAGAAGATGCTGACACAACTGGATGAGGAACTTGGGTTAAAGAAGTACATAACAAATCGGGCTCGAATTCCCTTAAGGTCTTTTTTATTTGGGGCTAAGTCGAAGAAGCAAAAGCCATCAATGTTCTCATGTGCGACTCCAGCATTGCAGAAACAATACAGTGATATGGCAGCTGGAGTTACAAAGTAG
- the LOC126698343 gene encoding uncharacterized protein LOC126698343: protein MAVAFTNLSWWLWSGKQEEPRISNGSSMNPSSDSSMWESDALKFPLVKGTKMSFSSRRMKRKWHSREERKIDREYDVVIVPSDGECVSGSESDDSDWSIGWLEPHGPGFQSDDDDPDDSFAVLVPCYGHGYHDTVENSKNNILSTVMNIPHSYIDESEKFMEQWLSSLRSS from the exons atGGCTGTGGCTTTTACCAATCTCTCATGGTGGTTGTGGAGTGGGAAACAAGAAGAGCCTAGAATCTCCAATGGGTCTTCGATGAATCCTTCATCTGATTCAAGTATGTGGGAATCTGATGCTCTGAAATTCCCTTTGGTTAAAGGGACCAAAATGTCCTTCTCATCAAGAAGGATGAAGCGCAAATGGCATAGTCGGGAAGAGCGGAAAATTGATAGGGAATATGATGTTGTTATTGTGCCATCTGATGGGGAATGTGTTTCAGGTTCAGAGTCTGATGATTCAGATTGGTCAATTGGATGGTTAGAGCCTCATGGACCTGGGTTTCagagtgatgatgatgatcctgATGACAGTTTTGCCGTGCTGGTTCCATGCTATGGTCATGGATATCATGATACGGTGGAGAACTCGAAGAACAATATCTTGAGCACTGTTATGAACATCCCACATAGTTATATAGATG AAAGTGAGAAATTCATGGAGCAGTGGCTCTCTTCTCTTCGAAGCAGCTGA